A single genomic interval of Helicobacter jaachi harbors:
- a CDS encoding Opr family porin — protein sequence MFKYILALWLASACVWAYDNIDDALENGISSGDITFYGNYSDGVKSPNLSKGDFSDAGYMVGSVGLAYHSAFWKYLRVAVSFRATAVMYEEDKHSQWSAAPLSNNPNRYGQGDASRDFYMNDRTMLGQSYIEYFDGDTSIKAGRVFADSEWADRLIDGVYVRNRSLPNALVEVIWAKNNGYVQYNKMTGFYALNPYNDFGMTQASFKYHIGESMSLKFYGIANPQIFYAAGVKAALRYESSQSYIGLSGHFTTSFEQTYGKQGGQNGNGYNTDVKVYVGVKDMAEASGGYIGSGANIGWGSLNMLGNSISPFFMWGGRALLEGADASLWYGKVMFAIDRVSFAVVYGSTKFRQIRAINGAQSPYDRVNEVNLLLDFGFTEHLSAILNVLNTHGGAQMYYPHMTNVNMGIKLAF from the coding sequence ATGTTTAAATATATTTTGGCTTTATGGCTTGCGAGTGCGTGTGTATGGGCTTATGATAATATCGATGATGCGCTAGAAAATGGCATATCAAGCGGGGATATTACCTTTTATGGCAATTATAGCGATGGTGTCAAGTCCCCAAACCTAAGCAAAGGCGACTTTAGTGACGCGGGCTACATGGTGGGCAGCGTAGGACTAGCGTATCATTCTGCATTTTGGAAATACTTGCGCGTGGCAGTGAGCTTCCGCGCTACTGCTGTGATGTATGAGGAGGATAAGCATTCGCAATGGAGTGCCGCGCCACTCTCAAATAATCCCAACCGCTATGGGCAGGGCGATGCGTCTAGGGACTTTTATATGAATGACCGCACTATGCTTGGACAATCTTATATTGAATATTTTGATGGTGATACGAGTATTAAGGCTGGGCGGGTGTTTGCAGATTCTGAATGGGCAGATAGGCTCATTGATGGCGTGTATGTGCGTAATCGCTCACTCCCAAATGCCCTTGTTGAAGTCATTTGGGCGAAAAACAATGGATATGTGCAGTATAACAAAATGACAGGATTTTATGCGCTAAATCCCTACAATGACTTTGGTATGACGCAAGCTAGCTTTAAATATCACATTGGCGAGAGCATGAGCTTAAAATTTTATGGAATTGCTAATCCGCAGATTTTTTACGCCGCAGGGGTGAAAGCAGCTCTGCGCTATGAAAGCTCACAATCCTACATCGGCTTAAGTGGGCATTTTACCACAAGCTTTGAGCAAACTTATGGTAAGCAAGGCGGGCAAAATGGCAATGGCTACAATACTGATGTCAAAGTCTATGTGGGCGTGAAAGATATGGCTGAAGCGAGCGGAGGCTACATAGGCAGTGGCGCAAATATCGGCTGGGGCTCGCTTAATATGCTTGGCAATAGCATAAGCCCATTTTTTATGTGGGGTGGGCGTGCGCTGCTGGAGGGCGCTGATGCAAGCCTGTGGTATGGGAAAGTGATGTTTGCAATCGATAGAGTGAGCTTTGCGGTGGTATATGGTAGCACGAAATTCCGCCAAATACGGGCGATTAATGGCGCGCAAAGCCCATATGATAGAGTAAATGAAGTAAATTTGCTGCTTGATTTTGGCTTCACAGAGCATTTGAGCGCGATTTTAAATGTGCTAAATACACATGGTGGTGCGCAGATGTATTATCCACATATGACTAATGTCAATATGGGCATAAAACTAGCATTTTAA
- a CDS encoding outer membrane family protein, producing MRNLVCASMVLGVLGTGVSAFDYGVNGKAMSFTKWGFNNQKLNQAEGIAPTDSFTTIVGQLNLDADLGAGFKAGLGGSIAGLAFDSTQNFTQGIASPVVTSYFGVAWDKNKVQNYIVQNAFLEYNFGEHFYLKAGRYESGKVGEYFSGYNQGAEAYVRFSSVKIWGFLSNRRAFAYDQWFNDFYRVHGTYDTSKATRNTYAAGLDLNVGGLLLSAFSYYIPGKVTAPGLSITFDSNPQFEGSGLRSVSKIRSLFPVAASGFYGDNINVRQDQWRGIDKHTASLLIEQKFELNAFNFGAGYYQTFGNANAYIGTWGNPIMLDYWTGNAWDIGQSISDMMGKNAITGFGFFGGKHGEFDWRVIGRGTKSDRSDEQSVALLLNYKVRSDLSVGGKVEWLSDTTKAGYNPLAGYYGSNTLGEGANATNGLTKNRTDDRSHVFFYISHSF from the coding sequence ATGAGAAATTTAGTATGCGCGAGTATGGTGTTAGGAGTGCTAGGCACAGGCGTTAGCGCCTTTGATTATGGCGTAAATGGCAAGGCTATGAGCTTCACTAAATGGGGATTTAATAACCAAAAACTTAATCAAGCAGAGGGCATCGCGCCCACAGATAGCTTTACTACCATTGTAGGGCAGCTCAATCTTGATGCAGACTTAGGCGCTGGGTTTAAAGCTGGGCTTGGCGGCTCTATTGCTGGATTAGCTTTTGATTCTACACAAAACTTCACGCAAGGCATCGCCTCCCCCGTAGTAACCTCATACTTTGGCGTGGCATGGGATAAAAACAAAGTGCAAAACTACATTGTCCAAAATGCGTTTTTGGAATACAACTTTGGCGAGCATTTTTACCTTAAGGCTGGGCGGTATGAATCTGGCAAGGTGGGAGAGTATTTTAGCGGCTACAATCAAGGCGCAGAAGCCTATGTGCGCTTTAGTAGCGTAAAAATATGGGGATTTTTATCTAATCGCCGCGCCTTTGCCTATGACCAATGGTTTAATGACTTTTATCGCGTGCATGGCACATACGACACAAGCAAAGCCACGCGCAATACCTATGCCGCAGGGCTTGACCTAAATGTCGGTGGGCTTTTACTTTCTGCATTTTCATACTACATTCCGGGCAAGGTTACAGCGCCCGGGCTTAGCATTACATTTGATAGTAATCCGCAATTTGAGGGAAGTGGCTTGCGTTCTGTGAGTAAAATCCGCTCACTTTTCCCCGTGGCAGCAAGTGGATTCTATGGTGATAATATAAATGTGCGACAAGACCAATGGAGGGGGATTGATAAACATACCGCCTCACTTTTAATTGAGCAAAAATTTGAGCTTAATGCCTTTAATTTTGGGGCTGGATATTATCAAACCTTTGGCAATGCAAACGCATACATAGGGACTTGGGGTAATCCTATCATGCTAGATTATTGGACGGGAAATGCGTGGGATATAGGGCAATCTATTTCGGATATGATGGGTAAAAATGCCATTACAGGCTTTGGATTCTTTGGCGGAAAGCATGGGGAGTTTGACTGGAGGGTGATTGGTAGAGGCACAAAGAGCGATAGAAGCGATGAGCAAAGCGTGGCATTATTGCTTAATTACAAAGTTCGCAGTGACTTGAGTGTTGGTGGCAAGGTTGAATGGCTAAGCGATACCACTAAGGCAGGCTATAATCCGCTCGCTGGGTATTATGGGAGCAATACTTTAGGCGAAGGCGCAAATGCAACTAATGGGCTAACCAAAAATCGCACAGACGACCGCTCACATGTGTTCTTTTACATAAGTCATAGCTTTTAG
- the cysS gene encoding cysteine--tRNA ligase, producing the protein MTLFDSIKKQKLPFSPICENQVRIYVCGPTVYDDAHLGHARSSIAFDLWRRLFLFLDFKVIFVKNFTDIDDKIIKKSLQTNTDVETLSKHYIESYLKDMHALGVLRADIEPKATDNLPQICTMIESLLDKGYAYAGEHSDIYLSIAKDSLYGSISQRTESSPAHSRIQNAQDKLEDKDFALWKGYKGKEDIAYDSPFGKGRPGWHIECSAMIEQHLAYKDKDFGIDIHAGGADLIFPHHENEASQTRCATGRELAKYWLHNGFVNINGEKMSKSLGNSFFIKDALKIYDGEILRNYLLGVHYRLALNFNEEDLVQSKKRLDKIYRLKKRVADAPLLDSIHDTPPHALSHLAHLKQLALKSQPHFLQAFLEALSDDYNISKALSIVEEMLSHSNDALTKTPKDESLKVAIRANIACIEFLLGLGVKDAQSYFQLGLSEQAKQEIESKILERQRAKANKDYALADRLRDELKAEGIEIMDTPQGTTWEKV; encoded by the coding sequence ATTACCCTTTTTGATAGTATCAAAAAGCAAAAACTCCCCTTTAGCCCTATATGCGAAAATCAAGTGAGAATCTATGTCTGCGGACCCACAGTGTATGATGATGCGCATCTAGGGCATGCACGCAGCTCCATAGCCTTTGATTTATGGCGGCGACTTTTTTTGTTCTTAGATTTTAAAGTGATTTTTGTGAAAAATTTTACTGACATTGATGATAAAATCATCAAAAAATCACTCCAAACAAACACAGATGTGGAAACTTTGAGCAAGCATTATATAGAATCTTATCTCAAAGATATGCACGCACTTGGCGTGCTGCGCGCTGATATTGAGCCAAAAGCCACAGATAATCTCCCCCAAATTTGCACCATGATAGAATCTTTACTTGACAAAGGCTATGCTTATGCAGGCGAGCATAGCGATATTTATCTTAGCATAGCTAAAGATAGCCTATATGGCAGCATTTCACAGCGCACAGAATCTAGCCCTGCTCATAGCCGCATTCAAAACGCGCAAGATAAGCTTGAGGATAAGGATTTTGCGCTATGGAAAGGATATAAAGGCAAGGAGGATATAGCCTATGATAGCCCATTTGGCAAGGGTCGCCCGGGCTGGCATATTGAGTGTTCTGCGATGATTGAGCAGCATCTTGCCTATAAGGATAAGGATTTTGGCATTGATATTCACGCAGGTGGCGCGGATTTAATATTCCCCCATCATGAGAATGAAGCCTCGCAAACGCGCTGCGCCACTGGGAGGGAGCTTGCAAAATATTGGCTGCACAATGGTTTTGTCAATATCAATGGCGAAAAAATGAGCAAAAGTCTAGGCAATAGTTTTTTCATTAAAGACGCGCTTAAAATATATGATGGAGAGATTTTGCGTAATTACTTGCTAGGCGTGCATTACCGCTTAGCGCTCAATTTTAACGAAGAAGATTTGGTACAGAGTAAAAAAAGGCTTGATAAGATTTATCGCTTAAAAAAGCGCGTGGCAGATGCCCCGCTGCTAGATTCTATACACGATACGCCACCTCATGCGCTCTCTCACTTAGCGCATCTTAAGCAGTTGGCTCTAAAATCTCAACCACACTTTTTGCAGGCTTTTTTGGAGGCATTGAGCGATGATTATAATATTTCAAAGGCTTTAAGTATTGTTGAAGAAATGCTCTCGCACAGTAATGATGCCCTTACCAAAACTCCCAAAGATGAATCCCTAAAAGTCGCCATTAGGGCAAATATTGCGTGTATTGAATTCTTGCTAGGGCTTGGCGTGAAAGACGCGCAGAGTTATTTTCAGCTAGGCTTAAGCGAGCAGGCAAAGCAGGAGATAGAATCTAAGATTTTAGAGCGCCAGAGAGCAAAGGCGAATAAAGATTACGCGCTAGCAGATAGGCTGCGCGATGAACTTAAGGCGGAGGGCATTGAGATTATGGACACTCCGCAAGGCACGACTTGGGAGAAGGTGTAG